In Lagenorhynchus albirostris chromosome 14, mLagAlb1.1, whole genome shotgun sequence, one DNA window encodes the following:
- the ACADS gene encoding short-chain specific acyl-CoA dehydrogenase, mitochondrial → MAATLLARACGPVRGALRPRDWRCLHTIYQSVELPETHQMLRQTCRDFAEKELFPIAAQVDKEHRFPAAQVKKMGELGLMAMDVPEEFGGAGLDYLAYAIAMEEISRGCASTGVIMSVNNSLYLGPILKFGSKEQKKQWVTPFTSGDKIGCFALSEPGNGSDAGAAATTAWADGDSWVLSGTKAWITNSWEASAAVVFASTDRSLQNKGISAFLVPMPTPGLTLGKKEDKLGIRASSTANLIFEDCRIPKDNLLGEPGMGFKIAMQTLDMGRIGIASQALGIAQAALDCAVNYAENRTAFGAPLTKLQVIQFKLADMALALESARLLTWRAAVLKDNKRPFIKEAAMAKLAASEAATAITHQAMQILGGMGYVTEMPAERHYRDARITEIYEGTSEIQRLVIAGHLLRSYRS, encoded by the exons CTCTCCGGCCTCGGGACTGGCGTTGCTTACATACCATCTACCAGTCTGTGGAACTGCCCGAGACACACCAGATGCTTCGTCAGACATGCCGGGACTTTGCTGAGAAGGAGCTCTTTCCCATCGCGGCCCAGGTGGACAAGGAACATCGCTTCCCGGCGGCTCAG GTGAAGAAGATGGGTGAGCTGGGGCTCATGGCCATGGATGTGCCCGAGGAGTTTGGCGGTGCCGGCCTCGATTACCTGGCCTACGCCATTGCCATGGAGGAGATCAGCCGGGGCTGCGCCTCCACTGGAGTCATCATGAGCGTCAACAAC TCCCTCTACTTGGGGCCTATCCTGAAGTTTGGCTCCAAGGAGCAGAAGAAGCAGTGGGTCACTCCTTTCACCAGTGGTGACAAAATTGGCTGCTTTGCCCTCAGTGAACCAG GGAACGGCAGCGACGCGGGGGCTGCCGCCACCACTGCCTGGGCAGACGGTGACTCGTGGGTCCTGAGTGGCACCAAAGCCTGGATTACCAACTCCTGGGAGGCCTCGGCCGCCGTGGTCTTCGCCAGCACGGACAGGTCCTTGCAGAACAAG GGCATCAGTGCCTTCCTGGTTCCCATGCCAACGCCTGGGCTCACGCtagggaagaaggaagacaaGCTGGGCATCCGGGCCTCATCTACTGCCAACCTCATCTTCGAGGACTGTCGCATCCCCAAGGACAACCTGCTGGGGGAACCGGGGATGGGCTTCAAGATTGCCATG CAAACCCTGGACATGGGCCGCATCGGCATCgcctcccaggccctgggcatCGCCCAGGCTGCCCTCGACTGTGCTGTGAACTACGCCGAGAACCGCACGGCCTTCGGGGCGCCCCTCACCAAGCTGCAGGTCATCCAG TTCAAGTTGGCGGACATGGCCCTGGCCCTGGAGAGTGCCCGGCTGCTGACCTGGCGCGCTGCGGTGCTGAAGGATAACAAGAGGCCTTTCATCAAG GAGGCCGCAATGGCCAAGCTGGCTGCATCGGAGGCCGCAACTGCCATCACCCACCAG GCCATGCAGATCCTGGGTGGCATGGGCTACGTGACAGAGATGCCAGCCGAGCGGCACTACCGTGATGCTCGCATCACTGAGATTTATGAAGGCACCAGTGAGATCCAGAGGCTGGTGATCGCCGGGCACCTGCTCAGGAGCTACCGGAGCTGA